A part of Desulfuromonadaceae bacterium genomic DNA contains:
- a CDS encoding response regulator, translated as MLEPKVIIADKNLISRAGMARALAAKIYTVEYTGSAASLMESLLHDGSSVVVLGDGLEEGLSVASLVTLLKSCSRHSTIILVADEVSASEELKVRQQGIFYRTNRPVCALGWDELQQAIDCARNKVMLATRAFRPHCNRQGVEQPEKGERR; from the coding sequence ATGCTTGAGCCTAAAGTCATAATCGCTGACAAGAACCTGATCAGCCGCGCCGGGATGGCCAGGGCGTTAGCTGCAAAGATCTACACCGTCGAATACACCGGGTCCGCAGCATCCTTGATGGAGAGTCTTCTGCATGACGGGTCGTCAGTTGTTGTCCTTGGTGACGGGCTCGAAGAAGGCTTGTCGGTGGCGTCTCTTGTCACGTTGCTGAAAAGCTGTAGCCGACACTCAACCATCATTCTTGTCGCAGACGAGGTGTCGGCATCAGAAGAACTTAAGGTGCGTCAGCAGGGCATTTTTTACCGCACAAATCGACCAGTATGTGCCTTGGGGTGGGACGAACTGCAACAGGCTATCGACTGCGCCCGTAATAAGGTGATGCTCGCGACCAGAGCCTTTCGTCCACACTGTAACCGTCAAGGGGTTGAACAACCTGAAAAAGGAGAGCGAAGATGA